One Olsenella sp. oral taxon 807 DNA segment encodes these proteins:
- a CDS encoding LacI family DNA-binding transcriptional regulator, giving the protein MTIKDVAKYCGVSVSTVSRVMNGHPDVSVSVRAKVLAAVSELHYVPNRSAQDLVRVRSDSIGVVVRGASNPFYSPIVRSIERVCEDKGYTMIVHHMGERGDEVKRGAELVNSKRLKGLILLGGRFDYGERERASVMVPFVCCAFSSQFGRLDGATYSSVSIDDAKEARRATRLLTDEGHRKIAILVDFVNDQSISELRYRGYRQALEEVGITLDEDLVLEAGGFSMAHAYSAVTRLLTARSDVTAIFSASDAMAMAAMKAVYDAGRRIPEDCSVVAIDGIEASRYAIPTLTTLEQPTEVMGRRAATTLIDQIEGRAGMRHVTLDAKIRRGGTLGPVPRTKEIPHHRDA; this is encoded by the coding sequence ATGACCATCAAGGACGTCGCAAAGTACTGCGGCGTGTCCGTGAGCACGGTGTCTCGGGTCATGAACGGCCATCCCGACGTGAGCGTCTCTGTCCGGGCGAAGGTCTTGGCTGCCGTAAGCGAGCTTCACTACGTTCCCAACAGAAGCGCACAGGACCTCGTGCGCGTGCGGAGCGATTCCATCGGTGTCGTGGTGAGGGGTGCGAGCAACCCCTTCTACTCTCCCATCGTACGATCCATCGAAAGGGTATGCGAGGACAAGGGCTACACGATGATCGTCCACCATATGGGCGAGCGTGGCGATGAGGTCAAGCGAGGTGCGGAGCTCGTGAACTCAAAGCGGCTCAAGGGCCTCATCCTCTTGGGTGGTCGCTTCGACTACGGCGAGCGCGAGCGCGCCTCCGTCATGGTACCGTTCGTCTGCTGCGCGTTCTCCAGCCAGTTTGGCAGACTGGATGGTGCCACATACTCCTCGGTGTCCATAGATGATGCCAAGGAGGCGCGCCGCGCCACTAGGCTGCTCACGGATGAGGGCCACCGCAAGATAGCGATCCTCGTTGACTTCGTGAACGACCAGTCGATCAGCGAGCTGCGTTACAGGGGCTATCGCCAGGCGCTTGAGGAGGTGGGAATCACGCTCGACGAGGACCTCGTTCTCGAGGCAGGTGGCTTCTCGATGGCCCATGCCTACAGCGCGGTCACGAGGCTCCTTACGGCTCGCAGTGACGTGACAGCCATCTTCTCGGCGTCGGACGCCATGGCGATGGCGGCCATGAAGGCCGTCTACGATGCCGGCAGGCGCATTCCTGAGGATTGCTCGGTGGTCGCCATCGACGGCATAGAGGCGAGCAGGTACGCGATTCCGACGCTTACGACCCTAGAGCAGCCGACAGAGGTCATGGGGCGCAGAGCTGCCACCACTCTGATAGATCAGATCGAGGGCAGGGCCGGGATGAGGCACGTGACCCTCGATGCGAAGATCAGGCGCGGCGGTACGCTGGGCCCTGTACCGAGGACGAAGGAGATTCCGCATCATCGGGATGCGTGA
- a CDS encoding ATP-binding cassette domain-containing protein — MELRIDIGYDRKRPLYTDVCLSFARGDIINVVGDNGSGKSTLYKTLCGSIPPLRGKIPREVADSCMLVSDTIRPPSELLVSDVFDLLGNSASTVRDAYPQISSVLGPLMGRRIGSLSFGQRRILEIASVLSSSKSILILDEALANLDFINRLACIQIVQRLDDQVVFNTSHDLGDVIELGGRIIFLDRRAHAFVEYEGERTVESLRKFMGSRILTATSDYGNRGISC; from the coding sequence ATGGAACTTCGCATCGACATCGGCTATGACAGAAAGAGGCCACTCTACACAGACGTGTGCCTCTCCTTTGCGAGGGGCGACATCATCAATGTGGTCGGGGATAACGGATCAGGCAAGTCAACGCTCTATAAGACGCTTTGCGGGAGCATCCCTCCTCTTCGTGGCAAAATTCCCCGTGAGGTGGCAGACTCCTGTATGCTCGTCTCCGATACCATACGTCCTCCGTCGGAATTGCTTGTCAGTGATGTGTTTGATTTGCTCGGCAACTCAGCATCGACGGTCAGAGATGCATACCCACAGATCTCTTCGGTCTTGGGCCCACTTATGGGACGACGGATCGGGAGTCTGAGCTTTGGGCAGCGCCGCATACTTGAGATCGCCTCAGTCCTCTCGTCGAGCAAGAGTATCCTCATCCTCGATGAGGCCTTGGCAAACCTTGATTTCATCAATAGGTTGGCGTGTATTCAGATAGTGCAACGGCTTGACGATCAGGTGGTCTTCAATACCTCGCATGATCTGGGCGATGTCATCGAATTGGGAGGACGGATCATTTTCCTCGATAGGCGTGCCCATGCATTTGTCGAGTATGAGGGCGAGAGAACCGTGGAGAGCCTCAGGAAGTTCATGGGGTCACGGATTTTGACTGCAACATCGGACTATGGAAATAGGGGGATCTCGTGCTGA
- a CDS encoding ABC transporter substrate-binding protein, with product MSFNAKQVTRRTFVGGAGLAIAAGLVACGGKSTTKGGTSGTSSEDRSGNVYWLNFKPEMDEAIQSLGKKYMEKYPKVKVKIVTAASGTYTQTLTSEMDKQGAPTLFVIGNMEGVKTWSDYAMDLKDTAIAKELSTDDYNLTDDSGKLVSIPYNYEAFGIAVNTELIEKAGHKMDDIKDFNSLKKVVEDIHSRASELGFDAFVATDMDDSSSWRVTGHLTNIVCYYDSRDAGGWKQAPATISDKYIPNYKNLYDLAINNSTVAPNALATGGHDPVTEFTGKKAAFIFSGSFNYADIKKGGVTSTACIPYYCGVQGEEKAGLNCGTENRWAINDNASEEDKQATMDFMVWLVTDPDAAAAMVAANGTMPYKQTPEGDNPYLNDAKKYSDAGNYIMDWDFSYTPNVNDFRSKLVSALNAYNNAPSDSTWEGVKKAFVDGWAEQYKKANPS from the coding sequence ATGAGCTTCAACGCAAAGCAGGTCACAAGGAGGACGTTTGTGGGAGGTGCGGGGCTTGCCATCGCGGCCGGTCTCGTCGCATGTGGCGGCAAGAGCACAACCAAGGGCGGCACGTCGGGCACGTCGAGCGAAGATCGCTCCGGCAACGTCTACTGGCTCAACTTCAAGCCCGAGATGGATGAGGCCATCCAGTCCCTCGGCAAGAAGTACATGGAGAAATACCCCAAGGTCAAGGTCAAGATAGTCACGGCGGCCTCGGGCACCTACACCCAGACGCTGACCTCCGAGATGGACAAGCAGGGGGCGCCCACGCTCTTCGTCATCGGCAACATGGAGGGCGTCAAGACCTGGAGCGACTACGCGATGGACCTCAAGGATACCGCCATCGCCAAGGAGCTCAGCACCGACGACTACAACCTCACGGATGACTCGGGCAAGCTCGTCTCCATCCCCTACAACTACGAGGCCTTCGGCATCGCCGTCAACACCGAGCTTATCGAGAAGGCCGGTCACAAGATGGATGACATCAAGGACTTCAACTCCCTCAAGAAGGTCGTCGAAGACATCCACTCGCGCGCCTCAGAGTTGGGCTTCGATGCCTTCGTGGCAACCGACATGGACGACTCGTCCAGTTGGCGCGTCACCGGCCACCTCACGAACATCGTGTGCTACTACGATTCTCGCGACGCAGGCGGCTGGAAGCAGGCTCCCGCCACCATCAGCGATAAGTACATTCCCAACTATAAGAACCTCTATGACCTCGCCATCAACAACAGCACTGTTGCGCCCAATGCGCTTGCCACGGGAGGGCACGACCCTGTGACCGAGTTCACCGGCAAGAAGGCCGCCTTCATCTTCTCGGGCTCCTTCAACTATGCGGACATCAAGAAGGGTGGCGTCACCAGCACCGCCTGCATCCCGTACTACTGCGGCGTCCAGGGCGAGGAGAAGGCCGGCCTCAACTGCGGGACGGAGAATCGCTGGGCCATCAACGACAACGCCTCCGAGGAGGACAAGCAGGCGACCATGGACTTCATGGTCTGGCTCGTCACCGACCCAGACGCGGCGGCCGCCATGGTTGCCGCCAACGGCACCATGCCTTACAAGCAGACGCCCGAGGGCGACAACCCCTACCTCAACGACGCCAAGAAGTACAGTGACGCTGGCAACTACATCATGGACTGGGACTTCAGCTACACTCCGAACGTCAATGACTTCCGCTCAAAACTCGTCTCCGCACTCAACGCCTACAACAACGCCCCATCGGACTCCACCTGGGAGGGCGTCAAGAAGGCCTTCGTCGACGGCTGGGCGGAGCAGTACAAGAAGGCGAACCCCTCCTAA
- a CDS encoding carbohydrate ABC transporter permease gives MAANNKDLASDRTQKTVLSVLLAIVCIIWVLPVVAVIINSFKLNTYVKTDTFSLPNEESFAGLQNFVTGMTFGNYPFWKAVGYSAFITVAATFLILLCCSMAAWYIARVDSTFCKIVYYLCIFSMVVPFQMVMFTLSKTADVLKLNTPWAIPIVYLGFGAGLAIFMFVGFVKSIPLEIEEAAAIDGCGPVRTFFSVVLPMLRPTLISVGILEIMWVWNDYLLPYLTLDINEYRTIPIHIQYLKGSYGTVDLGATMALILLAIIPVVVFYLIAQRYIIKGVAAGAVKG, from the coding sequence ATGGCAGCCAACAACAAGGACCTCGCCTCCGACCGTACCCAGAAGACGGTCCTCTCCGTCCTGCTTGCCATCGTGTGCATTATCTGGGTGCTTCCGGTGGTTGCGGTCATTATCAACTCATTCAAGCTCAACACCTATGTGAAGACCGATACCTTCTCGCTCCCGAATGAGGAGAGCTTTGCGGGCCTTCAGAACTTCGTCACGGGCATGACCTTCGGAAACTACCCGTTCTGGAAGGCGGTTGGCTACAGCGCCTTCATCACTGTGGCCGCCACCTTCCTCATCCTGCTCTGCTGCTCCATGGCGGCCTGGTACATCGCGCGTGTCGACTCGACCTTCTGCAAGATCGTCTACTACCTCTGTATCTTCTCGATGGTCGTGCCGTTCCAGATGGTCATGTTCACGCTCTCCAAGACGGCCGATGTCCTCAAGCTCAACACGCCCTGGGCGATCCCCATCGTCTACCTTGGCTTTGGCGCGGGGCTTGCGATCTTCATGTTCGTCGGCTTCGTGAAGTCCATCCCCCTAGAGATAGAGGAGGCGGCCGCCATCGACGGCTGTGGCCCCGTGCGCACCTTCTTCTCTGTCGTCCTGCCCATGCTCAGGCCGACGCTCATCTCTGTGGGCATCCTCGAGATCATGTGGGTCTGGAACGACTACCTCCTTCCGTACCTGACGCTCGATATCAACGAGTACCGCACCATTCCCATCCACATTCAGTACCTCAAGGGCAGCTACGGCACTGTCGACTTGGGCGCCACCATGGCACTCATCCTGCTCGCCATCATTCCTGTGGTTGTCTTCTACCTGATCGCACAGCGCTACATCATCAAGGGTGTCGCCGCCGGTGCGGTCAAGGGTTAA
- a CDS encoding helix-turn-helix transcriptional regulator, whose translation MPIVMRLDYIMVEKGITSVELAKRIGISPVNLSRIKTGKIRGIRFSTLEALCQVLDCKPGDLIDYVTPEEAERERSIGRIRERNY comes from the coding sequence ATGCCGATAGTTATGCGCCTTGATTACATTATGGTTGAGAAGGGGATTACGTCTGTAGAGCTTGCCAAGAGGATTGGCATTTCTCCGGTCAACTTGTCGCGCATCAAGACAGGCAAAATACGAGGCATACGTTTCTCGACGCTTGAGGCGCTCTGCCAAGTACTCGACTGCAAGCCTGGGGATCTCATAGACTATGTGACTCCGGAAGAGGCGGAGCGTGAGCGCAGCATCGGCAGGATACGAGAACGAAACTATTAG
- a CDS encoding carbohydrate ABC transporter permease has product MGIKRSRGNSQRRATRRWAWLFMGPVVIAFIIGFVWPFIQGIYLSFCKFKLVSNAQFVGVSNYGEALADAGFQYSFWYTAATAVVSLVLINVIAFAVAYALTQGIRGSNLFRTVFFMPNLIGGIVLGYIWSMIFDGILQAYQTSILLDTTYGFWGLIILMCWQQIGYMMIIYIAGLQAVPEDMIEAAKIDGATKAQTLFKVIIPNVMPSITICTFLSLTNGFKLFDQNLALTGGQPFNTTEMMALNIYNTFYTSGAVVRGVAQAKAVIFFVLVAGLGLIQLAYTRKREVQQ; this is encoded by the coding sequence ATGGGCATCAAGAGAAGCAGGGGCAACTCCCAGAGAAGGGCGACAAGGCGCTGGGCGTGGCTCTTCATGGGCCCTGTGGTCATAGCCTTCATCATAGGCTTTGTCTGGCCCTTCATACAGGGCATTTACCTCTCGTTCTGCAAGTTCAAACTTGTAAGTAACGCTCAGTTTGTGGGCGTGAGCAACTACGGGGAAGCTCTCGCGGACGCGGGCTTCCAGTATTCGTTCTGGTACACGGCTGCGACGGCCGTCGTCAGCCTCGTCCTCATCAACGTGATCGCGTTTGCCGTGGCCTATGCCCTCACGCAGGGCATCAGGGGGAGCAACCTCTTCCGCACGGTGTTCTTCATGCCCAACCTCATCGGCGGCATCGTGCTGGGCTACATTTGGTCGATGATCTTTGACGGCATACTCCAGGCGTATCAGACCTCGATCCTGCTTGACACGACCTATGGCTTCTGGGGCCTGATCATCCTCATGTGCTGGCAGCAGATAGGCTACATGATGATCATCTACATCGCGGGGCTTCAGGCCGTCCCCGAGGACATGATAGAGGCGGCCAAGATCGATGGGGCGACCAAGGCGCAGACGTTGTTCAAGGTCATCATCCCCAATGTGATGCCCTCGATAACGATCTGCACCTTCCTCTCGCTTACCAACGGCTTCAAGCTCTTTGACCAGAACCTTGCCCTTACGGGGGGCCAGCCCTTCAACACGACCGAGATGATGGCCCTCAACATCTATAACACGTTCTATACCTCAGGTGCGGTCGTTCGTGGCGTCGCGCAGGCCAAGGCGGTCATCTTCTTCGTGCTCGTCGCCGGACTCGGCCTCATTCAGCTCGCGTACACCCGCAAGAGGGAGGTGCAGCAGTAA
- a CDS encoding ABC transporter ATP-binding protein, which translates to MAELSLKHIQKIYPNLEKKRKRKKGELEKKSNLKVTDEGVIAVEDFNLEVADGEFVVLVGPSGCGKSTTLRMVAGLEEISGGELYIGGKLMNDVAPKDRDIAMVFQSYALYPHMTVYDNLAFPLKLRKVSKDEIDKKVREAAQVLGITEYLERKPKALSGGQRQRVAIGRAIVRNPKVLLMDEPLSNLDAKLRNQMRAEIIKLRQRIDTTFMYVTHDQTEAMTLGDRIVIMKDGVVQQVGTPQQVFDSPANLFVAGFIGVPQMNFFDATLSHAGARYVVKAEEISVSVSDETATKLVAAGIRDGVSVVAGVRPEQILICEKGEAGSVAGTVDVTELMGSTVHVHVTTDIGQFVLIVPTVDLGGKSYTTGDEISFKFAKNAIHLFAKDTGVSLTA; encoded by the coding sequence ATGGCAGAGTTAAGCCTGAAGCATATACAGAAAATCTATCCTAACCTTGAGAAGAAGCGCAAGCGCAAGAAGGGTGAGCTCGAAAAGAAGAGCAACCTCAAGGTGACCGACGAGGGCGTCATCGCCGTGGAGGACTTTAACCTCGAGGTCGCGGACGGTGAGTTCGTGGTGCTCGTGGGTCCCTCTGGCTGCGGTAAGTCCACGACGCTGCGCATGGTGGCGGGCCTCGAGGAGATATCGGGCGGTGAGCTCTACATCGGCGGCAAGCTCATGAACGACGTTGCCCCCAAGGACCGAGACATCGCCATGGTCTTCCAGAGCTATGCCCTCTACCCGCACATGACGGTCTACGACAACCTGGCCTTCCCTCTGAAGCTCCGCAAGGTCTCCAAGGACGAGATAGACAAGAAGGTGCGCGAGGCCGCCCAGGTCCTGGGCATTACGGAGTATCTTGAGCGCAAGCCCAAGGCGCTCTCGGGCGGCCAGCGTCAGCGCGTCGCCATCGGGCGCGCCATCGTGCGCAACCCCAAGGTCCTGCTCATGGACGAGCCGCTCTCGAACCTCGACGCGAAGCTGCGTAACCAGATGCGCGCCGAGATCATCAAGCTGCGCCAGCGCATCGACACGACCTTCATGTATGTCACCCACGACCAGACCGAGGCCATGACCTTGGGCGATCGCATCGTTATCATGAAGGACGGTGTGGTCCAGCAGGTAGGCACGCCCCAGCAGGTCTTCGATAGCCCGGCCAACCTCTTTGTGGCGGGCTTCATCGGCGTCCCACAGATGAACTTCTTTGACGCGACGCTCTCTCACGCGGGTGCCCGCTATGTCGTCAAGGCGGAGGAGATCTCTGTCTCCGTGTCCGACGAGACGGCCACGAAGCTCGTGGCGGCAGGTATCAGGGATGGAGTCTCTGTGGTTGCAGGTGTTCGTCCCGAGCAGATACTGATCTGTGAGAAGGGCGAGGCAGGTTCCGTGGCGGGGACGGTCGACGTTACGGAGCTCATGGGCTCTACCGTCCACGTCCACGTCACGACGGACATTGGCCAGTTCGTGCTCATCGTCCCGACGGTCGATCTGGGTGGCAAGAGCTACACGACGGGAGATGAGATCTCCTTCAAGTTCGCCAAGAACGCCATCCACCTCTTTGCGAAGGATACGGGGGTGAGCCTGACGGCGTAG